atccctcacaaaaattaatgccatgatcatatgaatttaagacttgctggtctgatttaagaccttttcaaggccttaattcacggaaaagtgatttaagactttttaagacttttttaagaccCGCGGAAACCCTGTGTAACCTGCAGAGGCCCAGTACTGACTGTATTAATTTGTGTAGAAATGGTATAAAAGGGAGTGAGAGTTACAGTAATCAGCTTGCTGATTTTCAaactgtccctgcaggtgtgtccacactGAACACGGTGACTGTAGAGAGAGGAGGATTTGTCAtcatcccatgtttctatgacaACATATATCGACAAcgtgtgaaatactggtgcaaagggagtgactggagttcatgtactcCTATAGTACGCACTAATTCTccaaagaaaaatggtgaagtgtcaatcagagatgatcctggCCAGCGACTCTTCACTGTGATCATGAACAATCTGACATCTGGGGACTCTGGTtcctactggtgtggtgtggagatcagcagaggttcagctgtgggaacacaAGTTTCCCTGTCAGTTactgagggtaagatgtctgtactgcagactgtaaccaatgagatgcacagtatgtaacatgtcattcagtcagaaaagaaggacattaacacaaacacattaGAAAATATTTTGTTATGTAAGAGGGACCAAATTTTAGTTTTCTATTGTTGCGCTTGAGTTTTTCTTAAGTGAAGAAGGGTTTCTGATGATCTTTGGACAATCTTTGTTGTTGTGTATTGTTAGTAATTGATTTCCAATAATAAATGCATACATTGGCAAAAAGCAATCATGCCTTGCCAACTCTAATATTGATAACAATATTGACACCTGAAAAAATCCCTTAATGGTAAATGTTCAATGTTGAAtaaattcattatttaatttgtgAATAACTATAGAGAGTTGTGcaattaatcacgattaaatattttaatctatTGACAGCCctaaaaaatacagaaataaaaatcGTAAAAGATCATCAGTTTGGCTCTCTTACTGATGTGTGgcgtatacagtatatgtacatttaaatTAGTACAAGCGAGCAAAGCAGGTTTTTGCTGGCTAATCTTTTACTAAGTGATCAGTTAATCATTCATTACACTTATTTTTGCAAATACAGTGatagtaaaagaaaaaataatactCTACATAGTGAAGTAATGCAACCAACAGAGGCCTGGTACTGACTGTATTAATTTGTGTAAAAATGGTATAAAAGGGAGTGAGTTAATCAGCTTGGTGATTTTCAtgctgtccctgcaggtgtgtccacactGAACACAGTgactgtacagagaggaggatctcTCACaatcccatgtttctatgacaACATATATCGACAACataagaaatactggtgcaaagggagtgactggagttcatgtTCTCCCAAAGTACACCCTAATTCTCCAAAGAAAAGTGGTGAAGTGTCAATCAGAAATGATCCTGTTAAGCGAGTCTTCAATGTGACCATGAACAATCTGACAACTGGTGACTCTGGTtcctactggtgtggtgtggacatcagcagaggttcagctgtgggaagacgggtttccctgtcagtcactgggggtaagatgtctgtactgcagactgtagccaatgagatgcacagtataacatgtcattcagtcagaaaggaaagacattaacacaaacacaggagaaaatattttagtaAATAAGAGAGATGGAATTTTAGTTTTCATCAATAGCATAAATGAGACCTCTGAGTAGTAACAATGTCAgtttagggctggacaataattcgatatcaatatatatcgcgatataatttttttcgataacggtgatacgatttttaaacacatttccgatatttcgatatacatttgaatattatatatattcaccggcttttaaaaatgtatcacaagtgctaaacagtgcgtattcaaatcgcattcgcatggtaatttgctgaacaacgcagctgtgaaacgtgatccaggtaaaacttttttagacagcataaataatattgaagcatttgttttcaagcagactgttaaaagcaaaagcaacaaagcattttagactttgtaaagaaaccatagtaaccacgtgtatgatacttttcagagctgcgtcagagggaaatgactcgtgaatttaattttgacactggttagctttttgtgaaaacgaactacagtacaccccgcaggttttttgtgattttgtgagcgatctttgtgttttcaatgttggagaatataattaaaggtttgtatcaagaaacgacggtggtttttattgtatactggtaaatctctgctgttagttggtggtatgccttttgttagccaacatgtatgtcggggccggctctacgctggggcaacgcccccttaagcaaacgtcctgcccccttaaatcaaacttttagaagttgaggaagaaaataataattacccacaaactgaatatggacaagatttactacagtagctgaaaaatccactgaaaaaggcacaaacgagatgataagtttcacttcttgttcgctctttccctccgcgctctgtttgtgcgcgggctcacgcagcactcggcagatcccccactcaccctccccccagctaaacatccaatcactgttagtatgcaaatgagccagtttctcagtaggcagggcaaagcgaaatgagctgcgtgattgcggaaggtttggaggaaacagcaatctctctcgtcaaaatcatagtgactagtgagatcatggttcgaattatttttgtctatttgggggggtcttgatcggggggtactgtaccccccagtaccccccgatcaagaccccccccaaatagacaaaaatagcagtttgggggggggggggtggtattaacatttttcttgttttttttttttttaaagaaagaacctcatcttgtaggaaaattttatgtaaaacgattttagacacccctagtgtggatcgtaccatttgaaccaccttggcgctagaagcagcttagccagtcggttacgtcattcattctcattgagcgacttgttcgttgtgatttcaagattctttattcgtcacatacatagttataacaagtacaacatgtagtgaaatgaaccctgaccgatcctatttttcagttttatatttcaagactcggtgaattgattttttctttttcataacttagcctaccctttttagttttggtaatattggcaatagtgaaaagtgttttgttgggttcaaatatgtttgatataggccatccaattaaggtaaatgtcttgtttttaatctgatgaggaatattttattttattttttgttttacttttcagttttccccctgagggattgccaccttactgtggtcaggggctttgcgtgcctcagtgaccctaagaggtacaccagcagaagcttagccttcaggtgggacacccaagttggacaggtcttagggcagaggcctgacaaagtgcaatccaattacatgacaaaaacagttatccagagcaccaccccacccctttcccgcctttgtcgccaccatgtgcccccttcacatttctgtctgccccctcatatatgcatgtctagaaccggccccgatgtatgtacatatttatagcatgccgatcgcgtcaaacaaatcgcggcaatgccaaaaacccgtgcatgtacattctcagttattaacgcacataaatacatttcaagcacatactaatatattgctgccatattggttttcggttatctcgatcatcggttatctcgacgctttttggcaaccccctaggccggcgacataaccgggttcgactgtatatgaataatcagcctgttctagtttaaatggaaatatattattgttaataagctgagtctgagagttttatttatttgatagtttatttcacatttcttgtttgtaaaggctaaatacaaaaaaaaagtgaaccttttttttttgtactgtttttatttaaaaaaaaaatatataattttaataggaggagcctggaggtattatagactttgcaaattcagtttgcagacaaccattgtgcgtgtcctcggcagttttttcctgaggctttttaatattgtccatatcgatatcggaattatatcgtatcgaccaaaattaagaaatatatcgtgatataaatttttgccatatcgtccaggcctaTGTCAGTTTAAATGAGTTGCTTCAGGGAGTAAAATATTATCTGTTATATGCTAAGAAATGTGATTCATTTTATGAATTTTAAATCAATTCGTAAATTTCATTGAATGCATGaatttataaataaacaaaccataATAGAGCATCAGTTTGTCTCTCAATTACTGAATAACCATTTAATCCAGCTAAGGAGATTGTGAGCTAATCTTATACTAAATGATCAATTAATCATTTATTGCATTTTGGTAAATAAAGTCATAGtagaaaaaaatcaagaaatCTTGATAATCAGCCGAGTGCGGCAATGTAGCCAACAATGGACTGGTACTGACTCTTCATTACTATGCgtataaatggtgtaagagGGGGTAAGATTTAATCATCTTGGTAATTTTCAttctgtccctgcaggtgtgtccacagtgaACACAGTgactgtacagagaggaggatctgtcaccatcccatgtttctatgatAACAGATATAAATCACATGTaaaatactggtgcagagggagtgactggagttcatgtacaACCATTGTACGCACTAATTCTccaaagaaaaatggtgaaGTGTCAATCAGAAATGATCCTGTTAAGCCAGTCTTCAATGTAACCATGAACAACCTGAcagctggggactctggttcctactggtgtggtgtggagatcagcagaggttcagctgtgggaacacgggtttccctgtcagtcactgagggtaagatgtctgtactgcagactgtagctaatgagatgcacagtatgtaacatgtgATTTAGgtagaaaggaaggacattaacacaaacaaagGAAAAATATTTCGGTATACTGTATAAGTGGGACAGAATATTAGTTTTCATCAATACAGTAAATGTGACTCCTGAGTAGTAACATTGTCAGTTTAAATGAGTTACTTCAGGAGGTAAAATAAGATCAGTTATATGCTAGGAAACGTGATTCATTTTATGAATTTTAAATCAATTCATAAATTTCACAGAAAAGtaagaatatataaataaacataccaTAATAGCGTATCAGTTGTCTCACAGTTACTGGTGTTTGCCctatatatgtacattttaataaCCATTCTATCCAGCTAAGGAGGTTTTTGTGAAGTAATCTTATACTAAATCATCAGTTAATCATTTATTGCACTTTTGCAAATACAGTGCTAGGAAAGAAAAAATCTTAATAATCTGCCGAGTGCAGTAATATAACCAACAAAGGACTGGTACTTACTCTTTattaatatgtgtataaatggtgtaagagagagtgagagttaatcagctgggtaattttcatacagtccctgcaggtgtgtccacagtgaACAGGGTgactgtacagagaggaggatctgtcaccatcccgtGTTCCTATGACAACATGTATCAAcaacatgtgaaatactggtgcagagggagtgactggagttcatgtactcCCATAATACGCACTAATTCTccaaagaaaaatggtgaaGTGTCAATCAGAAATGATCCTGTTAAGCCAGTCTTCAATGTAACCATGAACAACCTGAcagctggggactctggttcctactggtgtggtgtggagatcagcagaggttcagctgtgggaacacgggtttacctgtcagtcactgagggtaagatgtctgtactgcagactgtagccaatgagatgcacagtatgtaacatgtgATTTAGCtagaaaggaaggacattaacacaaacaaagGAAAAATATTTCGGTATATAAGTGGGACAGAATATTAGTTTTCATCAATACAGTAAATGTGACTCCTGAGTAGTAACAATGTCAGTTTAAATGAGTTGCTTCAGGAGGTAAAATATGATCAGTTATATGCTAGGAAACGTGATTCATTTTATGAATTTTAAATCAATTCATAAATTTCACAGAAAAGtaagaatatataaataaacataccaTAATAGCGTATCAGTTGTCTCACAGTTACTGGTGTTTGCCctatatatgtacattttaataaCCATTCTATCCAGCTAAGGAGGTTTTTGTGAAGTAATCTTATACTAAATCATCAGTTAATCATTTATTGCACTTTTGCAAATACAGTGCTAGGAAAGAAAAAATCTTAATAATCTGCCGAGTGCAGTAATATAACCAACAAAGGACTGGTACTTACTCTTTattaatatgtgtataaatggtgtaagagagagtgagagttaatcagctgggtaattttcatacagtccctgcaggtgtgtccacagtgaACAGGGTgactgtacagagaggaggatctgtcaccatcccgtGTTCCTATGACAACATGTATCAAcaacatgtgaaatactggtgcagagggagtgactggagttcatgtactcCCATAATACGCACTAATTCTccaaagaaaaatggtgaaGTGTCAATCAGAAATGATCCTGTTAAGCCAGTCTTCAATGTAACCATGAACAACCTGAcagctggggactctggttcctactggtgtggtgtggagatcagcagaggttcagctgtgggaacacgggtttacctgtcagtcactgagggtaagatgtctgtactgcagactgtagccaatgagatgcacagtatgtaacatgtgATTTAGCtagaaaggaaggacattaacacaaacaaagGAAAAATATTTCGGTATATAAGTGGGACAGAATATTAGTTTTCATCAATACAGTAAATGTGACTCCTGAGTAGTAACAATGTCAGTTTAAATGAGTTGCTTCAGGAGGTAAAATATGATCAGTTATATGCTAAGAAATGTGATTCATTTTATGAATTTTAAATCAATTCATAAATTTCACAGAAAAGtaagaatatataaataaacataccaTAATAGCGTATCAGTTTGTCTCACAGTTACTGGTGTTTGCCctatatatgtacattttaataaCCATTCTATCCAGCTAAGGAGGTTTTTGTGAAGTAATCTTATACTAAATCATCAGTTAATCATTTATTGCACTTTTGCAAATACAGTGCTAGGAAAGAAAAAATCTTAATAATCTGCCGAGTGCAGTAATATAACCAACAAAGGACTGGTACTTACTCTTTattaatatgtgtataaatggtgtaagagagagtgagagttaatcagctgggtaattttcatacagtccctgcaggtgtgtccacagtgaACAGGGTgactgtacagagaggaggatctgtcaccatcccgtGTTCCTATGACAACATGTATCAAcaacatgtgaaatactggtgcagagggagtgactggagttcatgtactcCCATAATACGCACTAATTCTccaaagaaaaatggtgaaGTGTCAATCAGAAATGATCCTGTTAAGCCAGTCTTCAATGTAACCATGAACAACCTGAcagctggggactctggttcctactggtgtggtgtggagatcagcagaggttcagctgtgggaacacgggtttacctgtcagtcactgagggtaagatgtctgtactgcagactgtagccaatgagatgcacagtatgtaacatgtgATTTAGCtagaaaggaaggacattaacacaaacaaagGAAAAATATTTCGGTATATAAGTGGGACAGAATATTAGTTTTCATCAATACAGTAAATGTGACTCCTGAGTAGTAACAATGTCAGTTTAAATGAGTTGCTTCAGGAGGTAAAATATGATCAGTTATATGCTAAGAAATGTGATTCATTTTATGAATTTTAAATCAATTCATAAATTTCACAGAAAAGtaagaatatataaataaacataccaTAATAGCGTATCAGTTTGTCTCACAGTTACTGGTGTTTGCCctatatatgtacattttaataaCCATTCTACCCAGCTAAGGAGGTTTTTGTGAAGTAATCTTATACTAAATCATCAGTTAATCATTTATTGCACTTTTGCAAATACAGTGctaggaaagaaaaaaacaaatcttaATAATCTGCCGAGTGCAGTAATATAACCAACATAGGACTGGTACTTACTCTTTattaatatgtgtataaatggtgtaagaAAGAGTGAGAGTTAATCAGCTTGGTAATTTTCATACAGTCCCTGCAGGTGTGCCGACACTGAACAGGGTgactgtacagagaggaggatctgtcaccatcccgtGTTCCTATGACAACATGTATCAAcaacatgtgaaatactggtgcagagggagTGACTGGAGTTCGTGTACTCCCATAATACGCACTAATTCTCCAAAGAAAAGTGGTGAAGTGTCAATCAGAAATTATCCTGTTAAGCGAGTCTTCAATGTGACCATGAACAATCTGACAGCTGGGGACTCTGGctactactggtgtggtgtggagatcagcagaggttcagctgtgggaacaccggtctccctgtcagtcactgagggtaagatgtctgtactgcagactgtagccaatgagatgcacagtatgtaacatgtcattcaggtagaaaggaaggacattaacacaaacacaggagaaaatgttttaaatctcagtatttaaaaacttaatttgcTGTCAGTTACTGATGTTTGATGACCAATTTCAAGTGTCTGCATGAATGTACAGGAAGATTAACTTACATATCAGCATTACCTCTAATGGAGACATCCCATAATATATTCTGATAACCTCATCAATTACAGGTCCTGCTCTTTATCAATTTCATGAGTGTGTTATCTGCATGTTACATCTATTTCTAATTTATGATACATTTGTATGATATGATTAATATTACAGATCTGACTATTTTCTTAATCAGACATCCAGTCAGATGTCTTTCATAATACATCACATTACtggaaacagacagacagacatattcATCTTACAGTCAATTATCCAGTTTGGAAAACATCATACATTAAAACTGCTTTTCCCCTTCAGATTTCAGACATTTATAGGGATTAATTGTTACTAAAGGTGTACAGGCTGGGTGATTGTCTGCAGGTAGTTTCTAACTGCAGCAAAGGCCAGTGTTGCAGTTGCACTCTGTAATAACTGATCCAGTTCTGCCTTAAATACATTATGatatattaataacattatTTATCTCACCTGCCCACTAtcagtgccctgtgatgtggaCACTTTGGTCACAACTCTAATTTATTATTCTACATCTAACCAGCTTTTTAGTTGAATATTTTGGTtattctttttcagttttagaAATGACC
The Paramormyrops kingsleyae isolate MSU_618 chromosome 4, PKINGS_0.4, whole genome shotgun sequence genome window above contains:
- the LOC111841098 gene encoding polymeric immunoglobulin receptor-like encodes the protein MNNLKTWNSGYYWCGVEISGGSAVGTRVNLSVTEGVSTLNTVSVQSGGSVTIPCSYDNMYKTHVKYWCRGSDWSSCTPIVRTNYPKKSGEVSISDDPVKRVFNVTMNKLAAGDSGYYWCGVDISRGSAVGRRVSLSVTEGVSTLNTVTVERGGFVIIPCFYDNIYRQRVKYWCKGSDWSSCTPIVRTNSPKKNGEVSIRDDPGQRLFTVIMNNLTSGDSGSYWCGVEISRGSAVGTQVSLSVTEGVSTLNTVTVQRGGSLTIPCFYDNIYRQHKKYWCKGSDWSSCSPKVHPNSPKKSGEVSIRNDPVKRVFNVTMNNLTTGDSGSYWCGVDISRGSAVGRRVSLSVTGGVSTVNTVTVQRGGSVTIPCFYDNRYKSHVKYWCRGSDWSSCTTIVRTNSPKKNGEVSIRNDPVKPVFNVTMNNLTAGDSGSYWCGVEISRGSAVGTRVSLSVTEVPAGVSTVNRVTVQRGGSVTIPCSYDNMYQQHVKYWCRGSDWSSCTPIIRTNSPKKNGEVSIRNDPVKPVFNVTMNNLTAGDSGSYWCGVEISRGSAVGTRVYLSVTEGKMSVLQTVANEMHSM